A window from Mus caroli chromosome 2, CAROLI_EIJ_v1.1, whole genome shotgun sequence encodes these proteins:
- the Fitm2 gene encoding fat storage-inducing transmembrane protein 2 produces the protein MEHLERCAWFLRGTLVRATVRRHLPWALVAAMLAGSVVKELSPLPESYLSNKRNVLNVYFVKLAWAWTVCLLLPFIALTNYHLTGKTSLVLRRLSTLLVGTAIWYICTALFSNIEHYTGSCYQSPALEGIRQEHRSKQQCHREGGFWHGFDISGHSFLLTFCALMIVEEMAVLHEVKTDRGHHLHAAITTLVVALGFLTFIWVWMFLCTAVYFHDLTQKVFGTMFGLLGWYGTYGYWYLKSFSPGLPPQSCSVTLKRDTYKK, from the exons ATGGAGCACCTGGAGCGCTGCGCGTGGTTTCTCCGCGGGACGCTGGTGAGGGCGACGGTGCGGCGCCACCTGCCCTGGGCGCTGGTGGCCGCCATGCTGGCGGGCTCGGTTGTCAAGGAGCTGTCCCCGCTGCCCGAGAGCTACCTCAGCAACAAGCGCAACGTCCTCAACGT gtattttgttaaaTTGGCCTGGGCCTGGACAGTCTGTCTCCTCCTGCCTTTCATTGCCCTCACCAACTACCACCTGACGggcaagaccagcctggtcctgCGGCGGTTGAGCACCCTCCTCGTGGGCACAGCCATCTGGTATATCTGCACAGCCCTCTTCTCCAACATCGAGCACTACACAGGCAGCTGCTACCAGTCCCCGGCCCTAGAGGGCATCAGACAGGAGCATCGCAGCAAGCAGCAGTGCCACCGGGAAGGGGGCTTCTGGCATGGCTTTGACATCTCAGGCCACTCCTTCCTCCTGACCTTCTGTGCACTTATGATCGTGGAGGAGATGGCCGTGCTGCACGAGGTGAAGACAGACCGCGGCCACCACCTCCATGCTGCCATCACCACCCTGGTTGTTGCCCTGGGTTTCCTGACCTTCATCTGGGTGTGGATGTTTCTGTGCACGGCCGTTTATTTCCACGACTTGACCCAGAAAGTGTTCGGCACCATGTTTGGTTTGTTGGGCTGGTACGGGACCTATGGGTATTGGTATCTGAAGTCTTTCTCGCCAGGGCTTCCTCCCCAGAGTTGTAGTGTGACTTTGAAGCGAGATACttacaagaaatga